The following coding sequences are from one Pseudonocardia sp. EC080619-01 window:
- a CDS encoding FAD-binding oxidoreductase has protein sequence MVERASTDGELTEGTPVVVEPEGRPFSGSTAPAELDRSVPDATGRALLAELAAVLDADRVLTDPDTVRPYVHDEAEWAEYGTPLCVVRARTTADVAATVAACARARVPVVPRGAGTGLSGGANAVEGCVLLSLERMTAIREISAGERLAVVEPGVVNDDLRAACADQGLWYPPDPASAPWSTIGGNVATNAGGLCCVKYGVTRDYVLALEVVTATGEIVRVGRRTAKGVVGYDLAGLLVGSEGTLGVITEITVKLRPARPSAPRTVVGFFDSLADCGAAVAAVTEQGLQPAVFELVDRECLTAVNNWRNAGLPEDAAALLLAQTDLPEPAAEAEADAILAAFEQHGATEAMASTDETEAEALFAARRMAYPALEQLGMGMLTEDVCVPRPRMAEMLARIEEIGTRHRVRIATVAHAGDGNLHPLMLTPHDDPGARARTRAAFDEIIAAAVEAGGTVTGEHGVGLLKRDGMERELGPGALALQRAVKVALDPHGILNPGKAV, from the coding sequence ATGGTCGAGCGCGCATCCACCGACGGGGAGCTGACCGAGGGCACCCCGGTCGTCGTCGAGCCGGAGGGGCGGCCGTTCAGCGGGTCCACGGCACCGGCCGAGCTGGACCGGTCGGTGCCCGACGCCACCGGCCGTGCCCTGCTCGCCGAGCTGGCCGCCGTGCTCGACGCCGACCGGGTCCTCACCGATCCCGACACCGTCCGCCCCTACGTGCACGACGAGGCGGAGTGGGCCGAGTACGGCACCCCGCTGTGCGTCGTGCGGGCCCGGACCACGGCCGACGTCGCCGCCACCGTCGCCGCCTGCGCGCGGGCCCGGGTGCCGGTCGTCCCGCGCGGGGCCGGGACCGGGCTGTCCGGCGGCGCGAACGCGGTCGAGGGCTGCGTGCTGCTGTCGCTGGAGCGGATGACCGCGATCCGGGAGATCTCCGCCGGGGAGCGGCTCGCCGTCGTCGAACCGGGGGTGGTGAACGACGACCTGCGCGCCGCCTGCGCGGACCAGGGCCTCTGGTACCCGCCGGACCCGGCGTCGGCGCCCTGGTCGACGATCGGCGGCAACGTCGCCACCAACGCGGGCGGGCTGTGCTGCGTGAAGTACGGCGTGACCCGCGACTACGTGCTCGCGCTCGAGGTCGTCACCGCGACCGGTGAGATCGTGCGGGTCGGGCGGCGGACCGCGAAGGGTGTCGTCGGCTACGACCTGGCGGGCCTGCTCGTCGGGTCCGAGGGCACCCTCGGTGTGATCACCGAGATCACCGTGAAGCTGCGCCCGGCGCGCCCGTCCGCGCCGCGCACCGTCGTCGGGTTCTTCGACTCGCTCGCCGACTGCGGGGCCGCGGTCGCCGCCGTCACCGAGCAGGGATTGCAGCCCGCCGTGTTCGAGCTCGTCGACCGCGAGTGCCTGACCGCGGTCAACAACTGGCGCAACGCCGGACTGCCCGAGGACGCCGCCGCGCTGCTGCTCGCCCAGACCGACCTGCCCGAACCGGCCGCCGAGGCCGAGGCGGACGCGATCCTGGCCGCGTTCGAGCAGCACGGCGCGACCGAGGCCATGGCCTCCACCGACGAGACCGAGGCCGAGGCGCTCTTCGCGGCCCGCCGCATGGCCTACCCGGCGCTGGAGCAGCTCGGGATGGGCATGCTCACCGAGGACGTCTGCGTCCCCCGCCCCCGGATGGCGGAGATGCTCGCCCGGATCGAGGAGATCGGCACCCGGCACCGGGTCCGCATCGCCACCGTCGCGCACGCCGGCGACGGCAACCTGCACCCGCTGATGCTCACCCCGCACGACGACCCGGGCGCGCGGGCCCGGACGAGGGCCGCGTTCGACGAGATCATCGCCGCCGCCGTCGAGGCCGGGGGGACGGTGACCGGTGAGCACGGGGTCGGCCTGCTCAAGCGCGACGGGATGGAGCGCGAGCTCGGCCCGGGCGCACTGGCCCTGCAGCGGGCGGTGAAGGTGGCCCTCGACCCGCACGGCATCCTCAACCCCGGCAAGGCCGTCTGA
- a CDS encoding pyridoxal-phosphate dependent enzyme yields MTGAVDTHVADAVGRPDLVRLDDGLVCLRFETMKVLSADAAVRRLLDTGRIAPGDSVVDSSSGIYAYALALACHRHGLHCHIVGSTTVDDAARIQLELLGATLERMPPSDDLKLDQSRRVARIRELLAADPRLHWMRQYHDDVHYLGYRPVAQRLREALGPVPLTVVGGVGSGASTGGLARYLRAGDPPGGPTRLVGVQPFGSVTFGSEHVADPDIIIAGIGSSIPFGNVDHPAYDVVHWTGFTAALSGAVALLRGHAVFAGLSAGASYLAARWERARDPGRTVVLIAADTGHRYVDGVFARHTEAVPLDTLAPHPVTGTDELALPWSRMAWAGAEPPADAVHTPVPLARRPGGRLPSRSWSSAHPPTGS; encoded by the coding sequence GTGACCGGCGCGGTCGACACCCACGTCGCCGACGCCGTCGGACGCCCCGACCTGGTCCGGCTCGACGACGGGCTCGTCTGCCTGCGGTTCGAGACCATGAAGGTGCTCAGTGCCGACGCCGCGGTGCGGCGGCTGCTCGACACCGGCCGGATCGCGCCCGGTGACAGCGTCGTCGACAGCTCCAGCGGGATCTACGCCTACGCCCTCGCGCTGGCCTGCCACCGGCACGGCCTGCACTGCCACATCGTCGGTTCCACCACCGTCGACGACGCCGCCCGGATCCAGCTGGAGCTGCTCGGCGCCACCCTCGAGCGGATGCCGCCCAGCGACGACCTGAAGCTCGACCAGAGCCGCCGGGTCGCGCGGATCCGGGAGCTGCTCGCGGCCGACCCCCGGCTGCACTGGATGCGCCAGTACCACGACGACGTCCACTACCTCGGCTACCGGCCGGTCGCGCAACGGCTGCGGGAGGCGCTCGGACCGGTGCCGCTGACCGTCGTCGGCGGGGTCGGGTCCGGGGCCTCCACCGGTGGCCTCGCCCGGTACCTGCGCGCCGGTGACCCGCCGGGGGGCCCGACCCGGCTCGTCGGGGTGCAGCCGTTCGGCAGCGTGACCTTCGGCAGCGAGCACGTCGCCGACCCGGACATCATCATCGCCGGGATCGGCAGCTCGATCCCGTTCGGCAACGTCGACCACCCCGCCTACGACGTCGTCCACTGGACCGGGTTCACCGCCGCCCTGTCCGGAGCGGTGGCGTTGCTCCGCGGGCACGCGGTGTTCGCGGGCCTGTCGGCGGGCGCGTCGTACCTCGCCGCGCGGTGGGAGCGCGCGCGGGACCCGGGTCGCACCGTCGTGCTGATCGCCGCCGACACCGGCCACCGCTACGTCGACGGCGTCTTCGCCCGGCACACCGAGGCGGTGCCGCTGGACACGCTCGCCCCGCACCCGGTGACGGGCACCGACGAGCTGGCGCTGCCGTGGTCCCGGATGGCGTGGGCGGGGGCGGAACCACCTGCGGACGCGGTGCACACACCGGTTCCACTGGCCCGGCGCCCCGGCGGCCGCCTACCGTCGCGGTCATGGTCGAGCGCGCATCCACCGACGGGGAGCTGA
- a CDS encoding Rossmann-like domain-containing protein: MTRTVDDLVAEVLAGGHGPDPAELTATSVFWAGHGTRLAGGPVTYRNRYVLVRCGAAFGAASARDGELDPVACQDLSGSPLAALLGDDVPAPVRTAALDAYLAGVRPFRDDPGAERVELPAGTPEERAVARDAAVAGLLDVPAGARVALIGVVNPLVAAIRERGAECLPCDLDLRTTQWGDTVSDSADEVIDSADAVVATGMTLANGTFDPIAARCRDRGIPLTVYAQTGAAVARAFLGDGVSALSAEPFPFSQFSADTTALYRYRAAS; this comes from the coding sequence ATGACCCGCACGGTGGACGACCTGGTCGCCGAGGTGCTCGCGGGCGGGCACGGCCCCGACCCGGCGGAACTGACCGCGACCAGCGTGTTCTGGGCGGGGCACGGCACCCGGCTGGCCGGGGGACCGGTGACCTACCGCAACCGCTACGTCCTGGTCCGGTGCGGTGCCGCGTTCGGTGCGGCGTCGGCGCGGGACGGTGAGCTCGATCCGGTCGCCTGCCAGGACCTCTCCGGCAGCCCGCTGGCCGCGCTGCTCGGCGACGACGTGCCCGCCCCGGTCCGGACCGCCGCCCTCGACGCCTACCTCGCCGGGGTGCGGCCGTTCCGCGACGACCCGGGTGCGGAGCGGGTGGAGCTGCCCGCCGGGACGCCGGAGGAGCGTGCGGTGGCCCGCGACGCCGCCGTCGCCGGGCTGCTCGACGTGCCCGCCGGTGCCCGGGTCGCGCTGATCGGGGTGGTGAACCCGCTCGTCGCGGCCATCCGCGAGCGGGGCGCCGAGTGCCTGCCCTGCGACCTCGACCTGCGCACCACGCAGTGGGGCGACACGGTCTCCGACTCCGCCGACGAGGTGATCGACTCGGCGGACGCCGTCGTCGCCACCGGGATGACCCTGGCGAACGGCACCTTCGACCCCATCGCCGCCCGATGTCGCGACCGCGGGATCCCGCTGACCGTCTACGCGCAGACCGGAGCCGCGGTGGCCAGGGCCTTCCTCGGCGACGGCGTGTCCGCGCTGTCCGCGGAGCCGTTCCCGTTCTCCCAGTTCAGCGCCGACACGACCGCGCTCTACCGGTACCGGGCGGCCTCGTGA
- a CDS encoding methyltransferase, protein MTPQELPAPLPAETVSALNRPDGTLHTTRTRHWNGWDLEVPPGVFRPGLTSEMIADRVLSGEIETRGRRYLAMGCGLGLEVIAAGVRGAAHTYAVDVHPASVETAVGHLDRLAGGAARTGIVADLLDGVPDSTVVDVVTFNPPAVSVRVDDDPDVVRNVCEGAPLPERFFAQLAERDVLAPDGEVFVIASNTADLPALVDSAMRHGFDAGLALRHDWGDGVITHLFRFTRAGGAR, encoded by the coding sequence GTGACGCCGCAGGAGCTGCCGGCACCGCTGCCGGCCGAGACCGTGTCGGCCCTCAACCGGCCCGACGGCACCCTCCACACCACCCGCACCCGGCACTGGAACGGCTGGGACCTCGAGGTCCCGCCCGGCGTGTTCCGGCCCGGCCTGACCAGCGAGATGATCGCCGACCGGGTGCTCTCCGGGGAGATCGAGACCCGCGGTCGCCGCTACCTCGCCATGGGCTGCGGCCTGGGGCTGGAGGTGATCGCCGCGGGGGTGCGCGGGGCCGCGCACACCTACGCCGTCGACGTCCACCCGGCGAGTGTGGAGACCGCCGTCGGCCACCTCGACCGTCTGGCCGGCGGTGCCGCGCGCACCGGGATCGTCGCCGACCTGCTCGACGGCGTCCCGGACTCCACGGTCGTCGACGTGGTGACGTTCAACCCGCCCGCGGTGAGCGTCCGGGTCGACGACGACCCCGACGTCGTCCGCAACGTCTGCGAGGGCGCCCCGTTGCCGGAACGGTTCTTCGCCCAGCTGGCGGAGCGCGACGTGCTCGCCCCGGACGGGGAGGTGTTCGTGATCGCCTCCAACACCGCCGACCTGCCTGCCCTGGTGGACAGTGCGATGCGGCACGGTTTCGACGCCGGTCTGGCGCTGCGCCACGACTGGGGCGACGGTGTGATCACCCACCTGTTCCGCTTCACCCGTGCCGGAGGCGCCCGATGA
- a CDS encoding iron ABC transporter permease, giving the protein MFIRCTVGLAVALVVSVVLAIGLGPAPVSPADTLRYLGAAFTGGTIRLDEVATYEIVWQLRTPRVLLAAVVGAGLSAVGAGVQALVRNPLADPFVLGISSGAAVGAVSVLVTGALAVAGIYALSVGAFAGALVAALLVHLAARRRGPGGTSPLRLVLTGVAMAYAFQATMALLIYLVPQGEATATVLYWTLGGFGAATWGSLPLVVVVVLAGIVLLRLRARDMDVLALGDETAASSGVDTGRLRRELFVLTSVMTGAMVAVSGAIGFVGLIVPHLVRMVTGAVHARVLVLAPLVGAVLAVWVDLLSRTVVAPRELPLGVVTALVGVPVFVVLLRRRGYVFGGV; this is encoded by the coding sequence ATGTTCATCAGATGCACAGTCGGTCTCGCCGTGGCCCTGGTCGTGTCGGTCGTCCTCGCGATCGGGCTCGGCCCCGCCCCCGTCTCCCCCGCCGACACGCTGCGCTACCTCGGCGCCGCCTTCACCGGCGGCACGATCCGGCTCGACGAGGTCGCGACCTACGAGATCGTCTGGCAGCTGCGCACGCCCCGGGTGCTGCTCGCCGCCGTCGTCGGGGCGGGGCTGTCCGCGGTCGGGGCCGGGGTGCAGGCGCTCGTCCGCAACCCCCTGGCCGACCCGTTCGTCCTCGGGATCTCCTCCGGTGCCGCCGTCGGCGCGGTCTCGGTGCTGGTCACCGGGGCACTGGCCGTCGCGGGCATCTACGCGCTGTCGGTCGGCGCGTTCGCCGGTGCGCTGGTCGCCGCGCTGCTGGTGCACCTGGCCGCCCGGCGCCGGGGCCCCGGCGGGACGAGCCCGCTGCGCCTGGTCCTGACCGGCGTGGCGATGGCGTACGCGTTCCAGGCCACGATGGCGTTGCTGATCTACCTGGTCCCGCAGGGCGAGGCGACCGCGACCGTCCTCTACTGGACCCTCGGCGGGTTCGGCGCCGCCACCTGGGGCTCACTGCCGCTGGTCGTCGTCGTGGTGCTCGCCGGGATCGTGCTGCTGCGGCTGCGGGCGCGGGACATGGACGTGCTCGCCCTCGGCGACGAGACCGCCGCGAGCTCCGGTGTGGACACCGGCCGGCTGCGCCGCGAGCTGTTCGTGCTGACGTCGGTCATGACCGGGGCGATGGTCGCGGTCAGCGGGGCCATCGGGTTCGTCGGGCTGATCGTGCCGCACCTGGTGCGGATGGTCACCGGCGCCGTGCACGCCCGGGTCCTGGTGCTGGCGCCGCTGGTCGGCGCGGTGCTGGCGGTCTGGGTCGACCTGCTCTCGCGCACCGTCGTCGCCCCCCGGGAGCTGCCGCTCGGCGTGGTGACCGCGCTCGTCGGCGTCCCGGTGTTCGTCGTGCTGCTGCGCCGCCGCGGCTACGTGTTCGGGGGCGTGTAG
- a CDS encoding ABC transporter ATP-binding protein, which yields MSGLSLSGITVAAGGREIVRELSLDVASGSVVGMVGPNGSGKSTALRCVYRTLRPLRGTVLLDGEDLTTGSLRESARRVAAMTQDHASDLDFTVAELVALGRTPHLAGHRGPGPGDLQICREAMDRVGVTHLADRGVLTLSGGERQRVLAARALAQTPEVLVLDEPTNHLDISYQLGLLALLREIGTTVLVVLHDLNLAAAVCDRIGVLSEGRLVASGAPADVLTPALVADVFGVRADVVTHPVTGGTRLLYALPGDPVRPDTEEI from the coding sequence ATGTCCGGCCTGTCGCTGTCCGGGATCACCGTCGCCGCCGGTGGCCGCGAGATCGTCCGGGAGCTGTCCCTCGACGTCGCGTCCGGCTCCGTGGTCGGGATGGTCGGCCCGAACGGCAGCGGCAAGTCCACCGCGCTGCGCTGCGTCTACCGGACGCTGCGGCCGCTGCGCGGGACCGTCCTGCTCGACGGCGAGGACCTCACCACCGGCTCGCTGCGCGAGAGCGCACGACGGGTCGCCGCGATGACCCAGGACCACGCGTCCGACCTGGACTTCACCGTCGCCGAGCTCGTCGCGCTCGGCCGGACACCGCACCTGGCCGGGCACCGTGGGCCCGGACCCGGCGACCTCCAGATCTGCCGCGAGGCGATGGACCGCGTCGGCGTCACCCACCTGGCCGACCGCGGCGTCCTGACGCTGTCCGGCGGCGAGCGCCAGCGGGTGCTCGCCGCCCGCGCGCTGGCCCAGACGCCCGAGGTTCTGGTGCTCGACGAGCCGACCAACCACCTCGACATCTCCTACCAGCTGGGCCTGCTCGCCCTGCTGCGCGAGATCGGCACGACGGTGCTGGTCGTGCTGCACGACCTGAACCTCGCGGCCGCGGTGTGCGACCGGATCGGCGTGCTGTCCGAGGGGCGTCTCGTCGCCTCCGGCGCCCCCGCCGACGTGCTCACCCCCGCGCTCGTGGCCGACGTGTTCGGCGTGCGCGCCGACGTCGTCACCCATCCCGTCACCGGTGGGACCCGGCTGCTCTACGCCCTGCCGGGCGACCCGGTCCGTCCCGACACCGAGGAGATCTGA
- a CDS encoding ABC transporter substrate-binding protein produces MRTTRAVPLLLATLLAATACGAQVERSTAETATVPRCGQPVEYRAPERAVAYEAGSADKLFALGLGEKVRGYVMPPANPPVSESPWAADYAATEELSTDLLNRELVVDAGADLVVAGWRSGFSDERGITPELLDRLGIQSFMHTETCWNYPGFPERVTPLEGLYEDMRRLGAIFRVPERADDVVAGMQARVDAVTAAAPQQDPPPSVFLYDSGTDRPNTAGNQVPPNDIISLAGGRNVLDDVDARWTDVGWETVVERQPEIIMILDYGDQSAEQKIDYLTSLPQLRSVPAIAERNFFVLDYNEGISGPRNIDGLERFGAYLREFRR; encoded by the coding sequence GTGCGCACGACCCGCGCCGTACCCCTGCTGCTCGCCACCCTGCTCGCCGCCACCGCCTGCGGCGCGCAGGTCGAGCGGTCGACGGCGGAGACCGCCACGGTCCCCCGCTGCGGGCAGCCGGTGGAGTACCGCGCCCCCGAGCGCGCCGTCGCCTACGAGGCAGGGAGCGCCGACAAGCTGTTCGCGCTCGGGCTGGGCGAGAAGGTGCGCGGCTACGTCATGCCGCCGGCGAACCCGCCCGTCTCCGAGTCCCCCTGGGCCGCCGACTACGCCGCCACCGAGGAGCTCTCCACCGACCTGCTCAACCGCGAGCTCGTCGTCGACGCGGGCGCCGATCTCGTCGTCGCGGGCTGGCGGTCCGGGTTCTCCGACGAGCGCGGCATCACCCCGGAGCTGCTCGACCGGCTCGGCATTCAGAGCTTCATGCACACCGAGACCTGCTGGAACTACCCCGGCTTCCCCGAGCGGGTCACGCCGCTGGAGGGCCTCTACGAGGACATGCGCCGGCTCGGCGCGATCTTCCGGGTGCCCGAGCGGGCCGACGACGTCGTCGCCGGGATGCAGGCCAGGGTCGACGCCGTCACCGCGGCCGCGCCGCAGCAGGACCCGCCGCCGTCGGTGTTCCTCTACGACTCGGGCACCGACCGCCCGAACACCGCGGGCAACCAGGTGCCGCCGAACGACATCATCTCCCTCGCCGGTGGCCGTAACGTCCTCGACGACGTCGACGCCCGCTGGACCGACGTCGGATGGGAGACCGTCGTCGAGCGGCAGCCGGAGATCATCATGATCCTCGACTACGGCGACCAGAGCGCCGAGCAGAAGATCGACTACCTGACCTCGCTGCCGCAGCTGCGCAGCGTCCCTGCGATCGCGGAGCGGAACTTCTTCGTGCTCGACTACAACGAGGGCATCAGCGGCCCCCGCAACATCGACGGCCTGGAGCGCTTCGGCGCCTACCTGCGGGAGTTCCGCCGGTGA
- a CDS encoding MFS transporter codes for MTGARTVLRDVAFLRLWTGTTASGLATWALPFVLGLGVVQGALTAVELGLALGVRTAGFLAAMPAGGVLADRYSRRTTVAWSGALAAAGSAATALALTGAGGLALLLAGCALAGVGQGACRPAFQALVAEIVDGDRRQEANAAMTFAVRGTTLVAPALTALVATVLPVAGVTLGITALWVVAAAVPGPGTHRPVPAGPRAGFVAEFAEGLTEARRHPWFLAGLGALTAVIATGYSATGVALPLVSAESYGGSAVLAAALTGYTAGALVGAVIVARWRPVARGRVALAGLAVYAVAPLSLLTPLPVWVVVGAYVVCGIGIELFNVPWFTAVQREVEPSKLARVSSLDFLLSYGLAPLGLALIAPAIQAFGLRPVLLVCAIMCLLGPALAMLAPGSRRFSREPAPAP; via the coding sequence GTGACGGGCGCGCGGACCGTCCTGCGCGACGTCGCGTTCCTCCGGCTGTGGACCGGGACGACGGCGTCCGGCCTCGCCACCTGGGCGCTGCCGTTCGTGCTCGGCCTCGGCGTCGTCCAGGGGGCGCTGACCGCCGTCGAGCTCGGGCTGGCCCTCGGGGTGCGGACGGCCGGGTTCCTCGCCGCGATGCCGGCCGGCGGTGTGCTCGCCGACCGCTACTCCCGCCGGACGACGGTCGCCTGGTCCGGCGCGCTCGCCGCCGCCGGGTCCGCGGCCACCGCGCTCGCCCTGACCGGCGCAGGCGGGCTCGCGCTGCTGCTCGCCGGGTGCGCGCTGGCCGGCGTCGGGCAGGGGGCCTGCCGGCCGGCGTTCCAGGCGCTGGTCGCCGAGATCGTCGACGGCGACCGGCGGCAGGAGGCGAACGCCGCGATGACGTTCGCCGTGCGCGGCACCACCCTGGTCGCACCGGCCCTGACCGCGCTGGTCGCGACCGTCCTCCCGGTCGCCGGGGTCACCCTGGGCATCACCGCGCTGTGGGTCGTCGCGGCCGCCGTCCCCGGGCCGGGGACGCACCGGCCGGTGCCCGCCGGGCCCCGCGCCGGGTTCGTCGCCGAGTTCGCCGAAGGCCTCACCGAGGCACGCCGGCACCCCTGGTTCCTCGCCGGGCTCGGCGCGCTGACCGCCGTGATCGCGACCGGCTACTCCGCGACCGGGGTGGCGTTGCCCCTGGTCAGCGCCGAGAGCTACGGCGGCTCGGCGGTCCTGGCCGCGGCGCTCACCGGCTATACGGCGGGTGCGCTGGTCGGCGCGGTGATCGTCGCGCGGTGGCGGCCGGTGGCTCGCGGCCGGGTCGCGCTCGCCGGGCTCGCGGTCTACGCCGTCGCGCCGCTGTCGCTGCTGACCCCGCTGCCCGTGTGGGTCGTGGTCGGCGCCTACGTGGTGTGCGGGATCGGGATCGAGCTGTTCAACGTCCCGTGGTTCACCGCCGTGCAGCGCGAGGTCGAGCCGTCGAAGCTGGCGCGGGTGTCGTCGCTGGACTTCCTGCTGTCCTACGGCCTGGCCCCGCTCGGGCTCGCCCTGATCGCGCCGGCGATCCAGGCGTTCGGGCTGCGGCCGGTGCTGCTGGTGTGCGCGATCATGTGCCTGCTCGGACCGGCCCTGGCGATGCTGGCCCCGGGGTCGCGCCGGTTCTCCCGGGAACCCGCCCCCGCACCCTGA
- a CDS encoding NAD(P)/FAD-dependent oxidoreductase, translating into MSAPRVVVVGAGIAGVTCAGELAARGADVTVLERARGAGGRLAVHRHDGRPADIGAAYLTVSDDAFADRVDRWRRDGLLREWTDTLAVFDGGTRAADAPGPMRWAAPGGLRSLVADAARDLTVHTGRLVTAVRPGPDGRPLVDGEPCDAVVLAMPDPQAARLLDPGTPAGAAVAGRKWNPVLALTLGFAHHDWPALPAAFVNEHPVLSLVADDGDRRGDDAPVLVAHSTGDVARRHDADPAAAVPAMTAAVQELLGIGPGPEWTHVHRWRYAAPADQRSTAFHLDDENIALAGDGWGRSRVETAWLSGRSLGHALATRLAL; encoded by the coding sequence ATGAGCGCGCCGCGGGTGGTCGTCGTCGGGGCCGGGATCGCCGGGGTGACCTGTGCGGGGGAGCTGGCGGCACGCGGCGCCGACGTGACCGTGCTCGAACGGGCCCGCGGAGCCGGGGGACGGCTCGCGGTGCACCGGCACGACGGCCGGCCCGCCGACATCGGGGCCGCCTACCTCACGGTGTCCGACGACGCGTTCGCCGACCGGGTGGACCGCTGGCGCCGTGACGGCCTGCTCCGCGAGTGGACCGACACCCTCGCCGTGTTCGACGGCGGCACCCGCGCCGCCGACGCCCCCGGCCCGATGCGGTGGGCGGCACCCGGTGGGCTGCGGTCGCTCGTCGCCGACGCCGCGCGCGACCTGACCGTCCACACCGGACGTCTCGTCACGGCCGTGCGGCCGGGACCGGACGGGAGACCGCTGGTCGACGGCGAGCCCTGCGACGCCGTCGTGCTCGCGATGCCGGACCCGCAGGCCGCCCGGCTGCTCGATCCGGGAACCCCGGCCGGCGCCGCCGTCGCGGGACGAAAGTGGAACCCGGTGCTCGCGCTGACCCTCGGCTTCGCCCACCACGACTGGCCCGCGCTGCCCGCCGCGTTCGTGAACGAGCACCCCGTGCTGTCGCTCGTCGCCGACGACGGCGACCGCCGCGGCGACGACGCCCCCGTCCTGGTCGCGCACTCCACCGGCGACGTCGCCCGCCGCCACGACGCCGATCCCGCCGCCGCGGTCCCCGCCATGACGGCCGCGGTGCAGGAGCTGCTCGGGATCGGCCCGGGTCCGGAGTGGACCCACGTGCACCGCTGGCGGTACGCGGCCCCCGCGGACCAGCGCTCCACGGCCTTCCACCTCGACGACGAGAACATCGCCCTCGCCGGCGACGGCTGGGGACGATCCCGGGTCGAGACGGCCTGGCTCTCCGGCCGGTCCCTCGGCCACGCCCTGGCCACCCGCCTCGCCCTCTGA
- a CDS encoding GntR family transcriptional regulator yields the protein MATGAERAYEAVRAAILEGEFRPGDKLAESSLAQRLDLSRTPVREALRRLSLDGLVEIEANRGARVIRWDADDLGEVFALRAVLESHAAGRAAELRTDEQLARIERALTAMDALGDRTDPEAIERRSVHNAELHDGIVEAARSPRLPQLLQQLVSVNAIARNFGQYSPAELERSQRQHHDIVSAIRRRNAELARAAMTTHLLSSSEVLADLPEDDG from the coding sequence ATGGCGACGGGAGCGGAACGCGCCTACGAGGCCGTCCGTGCGGCGATCCTGGAGGGGGAGTTCCGGCCGGGCGACAAGCTCGCCGAATCCTCGCTGGCGCAACGGCTCGACCTCAGCCGGACCCCGGTCCGGGAGGCGCTGCGCAGGCTGAGCCTGGACGGGCTGGTCGAGATCGAGGCCAACCGCGGCGCGCGGGTCATCCGGTGGGACGCCGACGACCTCGGCGAGGTCTTCGCGCTGCGTGCGGTCCTGGAGAGCCACGCCGCGGGCCGGGCCGCCGAGCTCCGGACCGACGAGCAGCTCGCCCGGATCGAACGGGCCCTCACCGCGATGGACGCCCTCGGGGACCGGACCGACCCGGAGGCGATCGAGCGGCGAAGCGTGCACAACGCGGAGCTGCACGACGGGATCGTCGAGGCCGCCCGCAGTCCCCGGCTCCCGCAGCTCCTGCAGCAGCTCGTGAGCGTCAACGCGATCGCCCGGAACTTCGGCCAGTACTCGCCGGCCGAGCTGGAACGCAGCCAGCGCCAGCACCACGACATCGTCTCGGCCATCCGGCGGCGCAACGCCGAGCTGGCGCGGGCCGCCATGACGACGCACCTGCTCAGCTCCTCCGAGGTGCTGGCCGACCTGCCGGAGGACGACGGATGA